One window from the genome of Enterobacteriaceae bacterium Kacie_13 encodes:
- the sodA gene encoding superoxide dismutase [Mn] produces MSYSLPSLPYAYDALEPHFDKETMEIHHSKHHQAYVNNANAALESLPELAKLSVEELIANLDKVPADKKVALRNNAGGHANHSLFWKGLKTGTTLQGELKSAIERDFGSVDAFKETFEKAATTRFGSGWAWLVLKDGKLAVVSTANQDSPLMGEAVSGASGYPLLGLDVWEHAYYLKYQNKRPDYIKAFWDVVNWDEAAKRLAEAK; encoded by the coding sequence ATGAGTTATTCACTGCCATCACTGCCTTACGCATACGACGCACTCGAACCGCATTTCGACAAAGAAACGATGGAAATCCATCACTCTAAACACCACCAGGCGTACGTGAACAACGCTAACGCTGCACTGGAAAGCCTGCCAGAACTGGCAAAACTTTCTGTTGAAGAGCTAATCGCGAACCTGGACAAAGTCCCTGCGGATAAGAAAGTCGCACTGCGTAACAACGCAGGTGGCCACGCTAACCACAGCCTGTTCTGGAAAGGCCTGAAAACCGGCACCACCTTACAGGGTGAACTGAAATCTGCTATCGAACGCGATTTCGGCAGCGTTGACGCATTCAAAGAGACTTTCGAAAAAGCAGCAACCACTCGTTTCGGCTCAGGCTGGGCGTGGCTGGTTCTGAAAGACGGCAAACTGGCCGTAGTTTCAACTGCTAACCAGGACAGCCCGCTGATGGGCGAAGCCGTTTCTGGCGCTTCCGGGTACCCGCTGTTGGGTCTGGACGTGTGGGAACACGCTTACTACCTGAAATATCAGAATAAACGCCCTGACTACATCAAAGCATTCTGGGATGTAGTGAACTGGGACGAAGCAGCAAAACGTCTGGCAGAAGCGAAATAA
- a CDS encoding aminotransferase class I/II-fold pyridoxal phosphate-dependent enzyme → MTDTADLTDTRYNQLAEQLAEAIRRGTLAPGSRLPSVRRSAQTWSVSINTVVAAYRRLEDRGFIEARPQSGFYVRAALPALEQHQPQEQQHTQAAEPADEVLDLIDKVFAAQIDPTYTNLSLACPQSNDFYPGGKLGRIMSSLLRRQPNLIGQYALPPGHPPLRQQIARRALTLGMILEPTDITITHGCMEALQLALRVTTKPGDSVGLETPTYFYLLPLLASLGLKAVEIPTDPQTGLSLDVLDMLLTEKRLNAVIAMPTAQNPLGFTMPLAAKKRLARMMNDHQVPLIEDGLYAEIQFGATLSPAVKSFDRDGWILFCTSFTKTLAPDFRIGWMEGGRFAAKLHKLKAVSSMAESALLSQTLTVFLESGGYDHHLRALRRRYASQVEQARALIAQHFPQGTRATQPSGGFVIWVDFPPGVNCVTLFRQLLEDKICMTPGQLYSPSGRYINGLRLSCCYVFDTRYISAMIRIGQRACEMCGLPPGLEVTGTDSFPDK, encoded by the coding sequence ATGACTGATACCGCAGATCTGACCGACACCCGTTATAACCAGTTGGCGGAGCAACTGGCAGAAGCCATCCGCCGTGGCACGCTCGCACCGGGCAGCCGTTTGCCTTCCGTGCGGCGCAGCGCGCAAACCTGGTCGGTCAGTATTAATACGGTGGTTGCGGCGTACCGGCGGCTGGAAGATCGCGGGTTTATCGAGGCGAGGCCGCAGTCCGGTTTTTACGTGCGTGCGGCGCTGCCTGCGCTGGAGCAGCATCAGCCGCAGGAACAGCAACACACACAGGCTGCTGAACCGGCAGACGAAGTGCTGGATCTCATCGACAAAGTGTTCGCCGCGCAAATCGACCCGACCTACACTAATCTGTCGCTGGCCTGCCCGCAGTCCAATGACTTTTATCCTGGCGGAAAACTGGGGCGCATTATGTCGTCTTTGCTGCGCCGTCAGCCCAATCTGATCGGCCAATATGCCCTGCCGCCGGGGCATCCGCCGCTGCGCCAGCAAATTGCCCGCCGTGCGCTGACGCTGGGCATGATATTAGAACCGACCGACATCACCATTACCCACGGCTGTATGGAAGCGTTACAGTTGGCGCTGCGCGTCACCACCAAACCGGGCGACAGCGTGGGGCTGGAAACGCCGACCTATTTTTATCTGCTGCCGTTGCTTGCCAGCCTCGGGCTGAAAGCGGTGGAAATCCCGACCGATCCGCAAACGGGCCTTTCGCTGGATGTCCTCGACATGCTGCTCACCGAAAAGCGCTTGAACGCGGTGATCGCCATGCCGACGGCGCAAAATCCGCTGGGCTTTACCATGCCGCTCGCCGCGAAAAAACGGCTGGCGCGGATGATGAACGATCATCAGGTGCCGCTGATAGAAGACGGGTTATACGCGGAAATTCAGTTCGGCGCGACGCTCTCTCCGGCGGTGAAATCCTTTGATCGCGATGGCTGGATCCTGTTCTGCACCAGTTTTACGAAAACCCTGGCGCCGGATTTTCGTATCGGCTGGATGGAGGGCGGGCGTTTCGCTGCGAAGCTGCATAAGCTGAAAGCGGTGTCGTCGATGGCTGAATCTGCGTTGCTCTCGCAAACGCTGACGGTGTTTCTGGAGTCCGGCGGTTACGACCATCACCTGCGCGCCTTACGCCGGCGCTATGCCTCACAGGTCGAGCAGGCACGCGCGCTGATTGCTCAGCATTTCCCACAGGGAACGCGTGCGACGCAACCGTCGGGCGGTTTTGTTATTTGGGTGGATTTCCCGCCTGGCGTGAATTGCGTAACCTTATTCCGCCAACTGCTGGAAGATAAAATCTGCATGACGCCGGGGCAACTCTATTCGCCGAGCGGGCGTTATATCAACGGCCTGCGGTTATCCTGCTGCTATGTCTTCGACACACGTTATATTTCGGCGATGATCCGCATTGGTCAGCGCGCCTGCGAGATGTGCGGTTTACCGCCTGGGCTGGAAGTCACAGGAACGGATTCATTCCCTGATAAATAA
- a CDS encoding YibL family ribosome-associated protein, translating to MKEIEKAEIKRLSDMLDALNHKDPTVIQQGNSDLIAKHEEEKEKLAAEIARLKDVRVKKLSTEAQKLEQLPFSREITKKEQADMGTLKKTVRGIVVVHPMTALGREMGLKVVTGFAKKAF from the coding sequence ATGAAAGAAATTGAAAAAGCCGAGATCAAGCGTCTCAGCGACATGCTTGACGCACTGAATCACAAAGACCCAACGGTTATCCAGCAGGGTAATTCTGATCTCATCGCTAAACACGAAGAAGAGAAAGAAAAGCTGGCCGCTGAAATCGCGCGCCTGAAAGATGTGCGGGTCAAAAAACTCAGCACCGAAGCGCAGAAGCTGGAGCAACTGCCTTTCAGCCGTGAAATCACTAAGAAAGAACAGGCTGATATGGGCACGCTGAAGAAAACCGTACGCGGCATTGTGGTGGTTCACCCGATGACGGCGCTGGGCCGCGAAATGGGCCTGAAAGTGGTCACCGGTTTCGCTAAGAAAGCATTCTGA
- the fdhD gene encoding formate dehydrogenase accessory sulfurtransferase FdhD: MDVHQVNELGRKDDKKVTQIIGARQKPVMQRTHLGEPKDDWIAEEVPVALVYNGISHVVMMASPKDLEAFALGFSLSEGIIESVRDIQGMDVTPNCNGIEVNIELSSRRFSGLKERRRAMAGRTGCGVCGIEQLGDLFRPLAPLPFTQTFELANLDKALSQLKSVQEIGQLTGCTHAAAWISPQGELLGGCEDVGRHVALDKMLGNRARQPGWNTGAALVSSRASYEMVQKAAMCGIEILFAVSAATTLAVDVAEKCNLTLVGFSKPGRATVYTHPQRLR; encoded by the coding sequence ATGGATGTCCATCAAGTAAACGAACTGGGCAGAAAAGATGATAAAAAAGTGACTCAGATCATCGGAGCGCGCCAAAAACCGGTGATGCAGCGCACACATCTTGGTGAGCCAAAAGACGACTGGATTGCTGAAGAAGTGCCCGTTGCGCTGGTCTATAACGGGATTTCCCACGTGGTGATGATGGCCTCGCCGAAAGACCTTGAAGCCTTCGCGCTGGGGTTTTCGCTGTCGGAAGGGATCATTGAATCTGTCAGGGATATTCAGGGAATGGATGTGACGCCCAACTGCAACGGCATTGAAGTGAATATTGAGCTCTCGAGCCGCCGCTTTTCCGGGCTGAAAGAGCGTCGCCGCGCGATGGCCGGACGCACCGGTTGTGGTGTCTGCGGTATCGAGCAACTCGGCGACCTCTTCCGCCCGCTCGCCCCGCTGCCGTTCACCCAAACGTTTGAGCTGGCGAATCTGGATAAGGCGCTGAGTCAGCTTAAGTCCGTGCAGGAAATTGGCCAGCTGACAGGTTGCACACACGCTGCGGCATGGATTTCCCCGCAAGGGGAATTACTCGGCGGCTGCGAAGACGTCGGTCGCCACGTCGCGCTCGATAAAATGCTGGGAAATCGCGCCCGCCAGCCCGGCTGGAACACCGGCGCCGCGCTGGTCTCCAGCCGCGCAAGTTATGAGATGGTGCAGAAAGCCGCGATGTGCGGCATTGAAATTCTGTTTGCCGTCTCCGCAGCCACCACGCTCGCCGTCGACGTCGCCGAGAAGTGCAACCTGACGCTGGTCGGTTTCAGTAAACCTGGCCGTGCAACGGTGTATACGCATCCGCAGCGGCTGAGGTAG
- a CDS encoding HAMP domain-containing protein has translation MGNGTGLSQWMNNLKVGTKLGLGFGLVLLIAAVITVAGMVKLNDISQRAEKVDFSNQMNALLNDARLSRTLYQLKYDPVYLQQNQEKINALSQLVAQSKGKLEWGATSQANLDQVPVKIREYQQAQDAFKKAVDKKDAVRASWNLSETETVVKRLQDQLRVEDADPSIRLSLAEVIQKLISVRYDVRGLLLNMDKESETTLLKAIDDTQANAKKLNALLLPNQQATLAPLMSALADYKSHVVAYMPAYEEEQKNSQVLSVKASEMNTLVAEMFKNELANTHLDISRAQLMMMVITLTVLLAGILIAWRITRQITQPLRDTLHTAELIAKGDLTAAHPTTRRDELGMLMNAVSAMSQNLSTMIYEIRSGVTQVSHAAAEIAAGNTDLSSRTEQQAAAVEETAASMEELSATVKQNADNAHHASKLASEASGTATLGGKQVSDVVDTMQQISGSSKRIAEITSVINGIAFQTNILALNAAVEAARAGEQGRGFSVVASEVRTLAQRSAQAAKEIEGLIAESVERVNTGAKLVENTGRTMQDIVKSVSHVRDIMGEIASASDEQSRGISQISLAIVEMDSTTQQNAALVEQSSAAADSLEDQAATLTQAVSVFRLADNRNMQHATAANALRRPTLPPVQNKSSQENWETF, from the coding sequence ATGGGTAACGGCACGGGTCTTTCGCAGTGGATGAATAATCTCAAGGTCGGCACCAAACTGGGCCTCGGATTTGGGTTGGTGTTATTGATCGCCGCCGTGATCACCGTGGCGGGCATGGTCAAACTTAATGACATCAGCCAGCGCGCTGAGAAAGTCGATTTCAGCAATCAGATGAATGCGTTACTGAACGATGCCCGGCTGAGCCGCACGCTCTATCAGCTTAAGTACGACCCGGTCTATCTCCAGCAGAATCAGGAAAAAATCAACGCCCTGTCGCAGCTGGTCGCTCAGTCCAAAGGCAAACTGGAATGGGGTGCCACCAGCCAGGCCAATCTCGATCAGGTGCCGGTAAAAATCCGCGAATATCAGCAGGCGCAGGACGCGTTTAAAAAGGCCGTCGATAAAAAAGACGCCGTGCGCGCCAGCTGGAATCTTTCTGAAACAGAAACCGTGGTGAAACGCTTACAAGATCAGTTGCGTGTGGAAGACGCCGATCCGTCCATCCGCCTTTCTCTGGCCGAAGTGATTCAGAAACTGATCAGCGTGCGTTACGACGTACGCGGGCTGTTACTCAATATGGATAAAGAATCTGAAACCACGTTACTGAAGGCCATTGACGATACGCAGGCTAATGCCAAAAAACTGAACGCGCTGTTGCTGCCGAATCAGCAGGCTACACTGGCACCGCTGATGAGCGCACTGGCAGACTATAAAAGCCACGTCGTGGCCTATATGCCAGCCTATGAAGAAGAGCAAAAGAACTCGCAGGTGCTGTCGGTCAAAGCCAGTGAGATGAATACGCTGGTCGCGGAAATGTTCAAAAATGAGCTGGCAAATACGCATCTCGACATCAGCCGCGCACAGTTAATGATGATGGTGATAACGCTGACAGTGCTGCTGGCCGGGATTTTGATCGCATGGCGTATCACCCGTCAGATTACTCAGCCGCTGCGCGATACCTTGCATACCGCTGAATTGATCGCCAAAGGCGATCTGACCGCAGCCCATCCGACGACGCGTCGCGACGAGCTGGGTATGCTGATGAATGCAGTCTCAGCGATGAGCCAGAACCTCAGCACCATGATTTATGAAATCCGTTCGGGCGTGACGCAGGTTTCCCACGCGGCAGCTGAAATCGCCGCCGGAAATACCGATTTATCATCACGTACAGAGCAACAGGCCGCCGCCGTTGAAGAAACGGCAGCCAGCATGGAAGAGCTGAGTGCGACGGTGAAACAAAACGCCGATAACGCCCATCACGCCAGTAAACTTGCCAGTGAAGCCTCAGGCACCGCCACGCTCGGCGGCAAGCAAGTCAGCGACGTTGTCGACACCATGCAGCAGATTTCCGGCAGTTCTAAGCGTATTGCTGAAATTACGTCAGTCATCAACGGCATTGCCTTCCAGACTAACATTCTGGCGCTGAACGCCGCCGTCGAAGCGGCACGCGCCGGTGAACAGGGGCGCGGCTTCTCGGTCGTTGCCTCTGAAGTCCGCACGCTGGCGCAGCGCAGCGCGCAGGCCGCGAAAGAAATCGAAGGGCTGATCGCCGAATCGGTCGAGCGCGTCAATACCGGCGCGAAACTGGTGGAAAATACCGGCCGCACCATGCAGGACATCGTCAAATCGGTCTCGCACGTGCGCGATATTATGGGTGAGATTGCTTCAGCCTCTGACGAGCAAAGCCGCGGCATCAGCCAGATTTCGCTGGCGATCGTCGAGATGGACAGTACTACACAGCAGAACGCCGCGCTGGTTGAACAGTCTTCCGCTGCCGCAGACTCTCTGGAAGATCAGGCCGCCACGCTGACCCAGGCAGTATCGGTATTCCGTCTGGCGGACAATCGCAACATGCAGCACGCAACTGCCGCCAATGCCCTGCGCCGCCCGACGTTACCGCCAGTGCAGAATAAATCCAGCCAGGAAAACTGGGAAACGTTCTGA
- a CDS encoding MltR family transcriptional regulator, translating to MEKAQAFENRVLEKLNAGKTVRSFLMTSVELLAEALDILVVQVFRKDDYAVKYAVEPLLTGTGPLGDLSVRLKLIYALGVISRHEYEDAELLMALREELNYDGEEYRFTDDEILGPFGELHCVTELPPAPTFLKPGEADESLIAMQRQRYQQIVRSTMVLSVTGLIAHISNQQPSRLSPVQK from the coding sequence ATGGAAAAAGCTCAGGCATTTGAAAACCGTGTCCTCGAAAAGCTCAATGCGGGTAAAACCGTTCGCAGCTTTCTGATGACATCCGTCGAATTACTGGCCGAAGCGCTGGATATTCTGGTGGTACAGGTTTTCCGTAAAGACGATTACGCGGTGAAATACGCGGTCGAACCGTTGCTGACCGGCACCGGTCCGCTGGGTGATCTGTCCGTGCGTCTTAAGCTTATCTATGCGCTGGGTGTCATCAGCCGTCATGAATATGAAGATGCAGAATTATTGATGGCGCTGCGCGAAGAGCTCAATTACGACGGCGAAGAGTACCGTTTTACCGATGATGAAATTCTGGGGCCGTTCGGAGAGTTGCATTGCGTAACCGAGTTACCGCCAGCGCCGACATTTCTGAAACCCGGTGAAGCCGACGAATCGCTGATTGCCATGCAACGTCAGCGTTACCAGCAAATCGTCCGCTCCACCATGGTGCTTTCCGTGACCGGCCTTATCGCCCACATCAGTAACCAGCAGCCCTCAAGACTTTCTCCCGTACAAAAATAA
- a CDS encoding mannitol-1-phosphate 5-dehydrogenase produces the protein MKALHFGAGNIGRGFIGKLLADAGIELTFADVSPVLLDALNSRKGYDVHVVGEQATVEQVSNVSAVNSAGQDAINLIAEVDLVTTAVGPTVLEKIAPNVAKGLVLRHQQGNETPLNIIACENMVRGTSQFKQHVFNALPEEEKAWVEAHIGFVDSAVDRIVPPAVAGTTDPLEVTVETFSEWIVDKTQFKGTLPEIAGMELTDNLMAFVERKLFTLNTGHAITAYLGQQAGHATIRDAILDEKVRLIVRGAMVESGEVLIRRYGFDSQKHGAYIEKILSRFENPYLHDDVERVGRQPLRKLSAGDRLIKPLLGTQEYRLPHNNLVIGIAAAMRYRSEQDPQAKELAELLEKVGPKAALAQISGLPEEGEVVAEAVKIYESMH, from the coding sequence ATGAAAGCATTACATTTTGGCGCAGGTAACATTGGCCGCGGCTTTATCGGAAAATTACTGGCTGATGCAGGGATTGAACTGACGTTTGCAGATGTCAGCCCTGTTTTACTGGATGCGCTGAACAGCCGTAAAGGCTATGACGTGCATGTCGTTGGCGAACAGGCCACCGTTGAGCAGGTCAGCAACGTCAGCGCCGTCAACAGCGCTGGTCAGGATGCGATTAACCTGATCGCCGAAGTCGATTTAGTCACCACCGCCGTGGGCCCGACCGTACTGGAAAAAATCGCGCCAAACGTCGCGAAAGGTCTGGTTCTGCGTCACCAGCAAGGCAACGAAACCCCGCTGAATATCATCGCCTGTGAAAACATGGTGCGCGGCACCAGCCAGTTCAAACAGCATGTATTCAACGCACTGCCGGAAGAAGAGAAAGCCTGGGTTGAAGCGCATATCGGCTTTGTCGATTCCGCCGTAGACCGCATCGTTCCGCCAGCCGTAGCAGGTACTACCGATCCGCTGGAAGTGACGGTGGAAACCTTCAGTGAGTGGATTGTTGATAAAACGCAGTTCAAAGGTACTTTGCCGGAAATCGCCGGTATGGAACTGACTGACAACCTGATGGCGTTCGTCGAGCGCAAACTCTTCACCCTCAACACCGGTCATGCGATCACCGCGTACCTCGGCCAGCAGGCCGGTCACGCAACGATTCGTGATGCGATCCTCGATGAGAAAGTGCGTCTGATCGTTCGCGGCGCGATGGTCGAAAGTGGCGAAGTGCTGATCCGCCGTTATGGCTTCGATTCGCAAAAACACGGCGCATACATCGAGAAAATTCTCTCACGCTTTGAGAACCCGTATTTGCACGATGACGTGGAACGCGTTGGCCGTCAGCCGCTGCGTAAACTGAGCGCGGGCGATCGTCTGATCAAACCGTTGCTGGGCACGCAGGAATATCGCCTGCCGCACAACAATCTGGTTATCGGTATTGCTGCCGCAATGCGTTATCGTAGCGAGCAGGATCCGCAGGCTAAAGAACTGGCAGAGTTGCTGGAGAAAGTCGGGCCAAAAGCCGCCCTGGCCCAGATTTCAGGTCTGCCAGAAGAAGGCGAAGTTGTCGCCGAAGCCGTAAAAATCTACGAATCCATGCATTAA
- a CDS encoding LysE family translocator: protein MIDTAFVSYVTVMSITPGPNNLLLAASGVNFGLRRSVPMMLGITLGCVVQCALMTSMLAILLSWMNAVRLPMAVVGCTYLFWLSWKIYRSGTPKEGEKQQPMNMVGGALFQAINPKAWLMATNVAILFTPPDGNMLHHTLLICVGFALINLPCILVWVVMGDRLRQALRVEWKLKLFNTIMGGMMALTALWLLVGEVRHAMM from the coding sequence ATGATAGATACCGCTTTTGTCAGTTATGTCACCGTGATGTCAATTACACCAGGCCCGAACAATCTGCTGCTGGCGGCTTCCGGCGTGAATTTCGGCCTGCGCCGAAGCGTGCCGATGATGCTGGGGATCACGCTGGGCTGCGTCGTGCAGTGTGCGCTGATGACTTCGATGCTGGCGATTTTACTGAGCTGGATGAACGCAGTCCGCCTGCCGATGGCCGTCGTCGGCTGTACGTATCTGTTCTGGTTGTCGTGGAAAATCTACCGTTCCGGCACGCCGAAAGAAGGTGAAAAACAACAACCAATGAACATGGTCGGCGGCGCGCTGTTTCAGGCCATAAATCCGAAAGCATGGCTGATGGCGACCAACGTGGCGATCCTGTTTACGCCGCCGGACGGCAATATGCTGCATCACACGCTGCTGATTTGCGTCGGCTTCGCGCTGATCAACCTGCCGTGCATTCTGGTGTGGGTGGTGATGGGTGACAGGTTACGTCAGGCGTTACGCGTAGAGTGGAAGCTAAAACTGTTCAATACCATCATGGGCGGCATGATGGCGCTCACCGCGCTGTGGCTGCTGGTCGGCGAAGTGCGTCATGCGATGATGTAA
- a CDS encoding 6-N-hydroxylaminopurine resistance protein produces the protein MHYPDVYIGAIEQYPGYSPSAIAKRQVNGGMVLTHQGLEGDQQAEKSYHGGADRALCHFPREHYAWLRQQFPEEEERFHPPAFGENLSTLGMTEENVFIGDIFRWGEALIQVTQPRAPCYKLNHFLDCKNLSPLLQSSGRCGWLYRVAGTGNVSGDRPLELLTRNSDVSVAEAISIAFNMPFDEEQYRRLMSAAGISASWSKTMQMRLMNRKIEDFGRRLFGK, from the coding sequence ATGCATTATCCCGACGTTTATATTGGTGCTATTGAGCAGTATCCCGGCTATTCCCCCAGTGCGATTGCCAAACGTCAGGTCAATGGCGGCATGGTGTTAACGCATCAGGGGCTGGAAGGCGATCAGCAGGCCGAAAAGTCTTATCACGGCGGAGCAGACCGCGCACTTTGCCATTTTCCACGTGAGCACTACGCCTGGCTGCGTCAGCAATTTCCTGAAGAAGAAGAGCGCTTTCATCCCCCGGCATTTGGCGAAAATTTGTCCACGCTGGGTATGACCGAAGAAAATGTCTTTATCGGCGATATCTTCCGCTGGGGCGAGGCGCTGATTCAGGTCACGCAGCCACGTGCGCCTTGCTATAAGCTGAACCATTTTCTCGACTGCAAAAATCTGTCGCCGTTACTGCAAAGCAGCGGGCGCTGTGGCTGGCTTTATCGCGTGGCAGGCACAGGCAATGTCAGCGGTGATCGTCCGCTGGAACTGCTGACGCGCAACAGCGACGTATCTGTAGCAGAAGCGATTTCCATCGCGTTCAACATGCCGTTCGATGAAGAACAGTATCGCCGCCTGATGTCGGCCGCAGGGATTTCTGCCAGCTGGAGCAAGACAATGCAGATGCGTCTGATGAACCGCAAGATTGAGGATTTTGGACGGAGATTGTTTGGGAAGTAG